A region from the Lolium perenne isolate Kyuss_39 chromosome 4, Kyuss_2.0, whole genome shotgun sequence genome encodes:
- the LOC127332092 gene encoding tau-cadinol synthase, protein MHMASYDATAAAPEMVPVFQPTVWGDFFINYDPEPLQMSDEGMIDRSNELKEKITGLFEGSSIVEQLNLVDTLQHLSIDHHFHEQILSTLRSTHAGEFNSSSIHDVALRFRLLRQQGLWVSPDVFSKFKDEDGTFHANIANDPRGLLSLYNASYLFTHGETELEDNILFARQHLESMEGKLDYTLAEQVRRALHLPLPRTLKRVEALHYISEYKEEPMHNSSILEFAKLDFNLLQRLHLKELKALSRWWKNLYREVGLNYSRDRVVECYLWSYTAYYEQEYTRARIILAKIIAIIIMTDDTYDVRATLVECRQLNEAIQRWDESAVSLLPEYLQKFYLKLMSTFKEFEDELKPDEKYRVSFSTKAFQILSSNYLQEAEWFHQNYKPRFNDQVNVSSMCSGGPWVCVGLLVGMGDTVTKEALEWALGCTDAVRACAEVTRFMNDLASFKRGKNKNDVASSVECYISEHGVPSEVAIAKIGSLIEDAWKTTNQARFELPELLPAVQRVANITISMPFMYDDKTDAFTFSSRLEGTIKRLFVNPIEL, encoded by the exons ATGCACATGGCGTCCTATGATGCTACCGCTGCCGCTCCAGAGATGGTACCTGTGTTTCAGCCCACTGTGTGGGGTGACTTCTTCATCAACTACGATCCAGAACCACTACAG ATGTCAGACGAAGGGATGATAGACAGGTCCAATGAACTGAAGGAGAAGATAACTGGGCTATTTGAGGGCAGTTCCATAGTTGAGCAACTCAACCTTGTAGACACACTCCAGCATCTCAGTATAGATCATCATTTTCATGAACAGATTCTCTCCACACTACGAAGCACTCATGCTGGTGAATTCAATAGCTCCAGTATCCATGATGTCGCTCTGCGATTCCGCCTACTCAGGCAGCAAGGGCTTTGGGTGTCCCCAG ATGTGTTCAGCAAGTTCAAAGACGAAGACGGGACCTTCCATGCTAACATAGCTAATGACCCAAGGGGACTATTAAGTTTATACAACGCATCATACCTTTTTACTCACGGGGAGACAGAGCTTGAAGACAACATCTTGTTCGCAAGGCAACATCTTGAATCAATGGAAGGTAAGCTTGATTACACATTGGCTGAGCAAGTCAGGCGTGCTCTTCACTTACCACTGccaaggaccttgaagagagTAGAGGCGCTGCATTATATATCAGAGTACAAAGAAGAGCCTATGCACAACTCCTCCATTCTGGAGTTCGCCAAACTCGATTTTAACCTTCTGCAGCGTCTCCACTTGAAGGAGCTCAAGGCTCTCTCTAG ATGGTGGAAAAATCTTTATAGAGAAGTGGGGCTAAACTACTCGCGGGATCGTGTtgttgagtgctacttatggtcataTACGGCATACTACGAACAAGAGTATACGCGTGCAAGAATTATTCTTGCCAAGATTATCGCAATAATAATCATGACAGATGACACTTATGATGTGCGTGCTACTTTGGTCGAGTGTAGACAACTCAATGAAGCTATACAAAG ATGGGATGAGAGTGCTGTTTCTCTTCTACCAGAGTATTTACAGAAGTTCTACCTCAAGCTGATGAGCACATTTAAGGAGTTTGAGGACGAATTGAAACCAGATGAGAAGTACCGTGTCTCTTTTAGCACGAAAGCG TTTCAAATATTATCAAGCAACTATCTCCAAGAAGCCGAATGGTTTCATCAAAATTACAAGCCAAGATTTAATGATCAAGTGAATGTATCTAGTATGTGCTCAGGCGGACCATGGGTATGTGTTGGGTTGCTAGTTGGTATGGGTGATACTGTAACCAAGGAGGCACTTGAATGGGCCCTCGGTTGCACGGATGCTGTCAGGGCTTGTGCAGAGGTGACACGTTTCATGAATGACCTTGCTTCATTTAAG CGTGGGAAGAACAAAAATGATGTGGCCAGCTCTGTGGAATGCTACATCAGTGAGCATGGCGTGCCAAGTGAGGTTGCCATTGCCAAGATTGGTTCTCTGATTGAAGATGCATGGAAGACTACTAACCAAGCACGCTTTGAGCTCCCAGAGCTGCTTCCGGCAGTGCAGCGAGTCGCAAATATAACGATCAGCATGCCGTTCATGTACGATGATAAGACAGATGCTTTTACGTTCAGTAGCCGTCTTGAGGGGACAATTAAGCGACTGTTTGTCAATCCTATTGAGCTCTAG